Part of the Pseudomonas sp. Leaf58 genome is shown below.
AGTTACCACCATCACCATCAGGGTGCTCACGGCGATCACCAGCAAGATCCGCCAACCCTCTTCACGGATCAGCGTGCCGTAATCGAGCAGGCTCATCAGCGCCGGGATGAAAAACAGCAGCATCTCGGCCATCAACCAGCCGGCGCCCCGTTGCAACATGGCTGGCTGGAGCACACCCGAGGCGAACAGCAACAGCAGCACTGCCAGGCCCATCACGCCACCGGGAATCGGCCAGCCCAGCCAGCTGGCAAGCTGGCCACCGAGCTGGAACAGCGCACAGAGCACCGCCAACTCGACGAGCAGGCGCAGGGCTTTTTTCAATAACGCGGGTTTCATGGGCGGGTTCCTCGACAGGCCCTCATTTTAAGTTTCGGCTGCCTAGGCCAGAAGCGAATTGTTAGACTGGCGACCATTCCAGAATGGAATTGCGAACATGGAATTCAAACAGCTGCGCAGCTTTATCGAAGTGGTCCACCGCGGCGGTTTTACCCAGGCCGCACACAC
Proteins encoded:
- a CDS encoding CidA/LrgA family protein → MKPALLKKALRLLVELAVLCALFQLGGQLASWLGWPIPGGVMGLAVLLLLFASGVLQPAMLQRGAGWLMAEMLLFFIPALMSLLDYGTLIREEGWRILLVIAVSTLMVMVVTALTVELVCRWSVRHEP